A window from Vulpes vulpes isolate BD-2025 chromosome 9, VulVul3, whole genome shotgun sequence encodes these proteins:
- the NEFL gene encoding neurofilament light polypeptide, with translation MSSFSYEPYYSTSYKRRYVETPRVHISSVRSGYSTARSAYSSYSAPVSSSLSVRRSYSSSSGSLMPSLENLDLSQVAAISNDLKSIRTQEKAQLQDLNDRFASFIERVHELEQQNKVLEAELLVLRQKHSEPSRFRALYEQEIRDLRLAAEDATNEKQALQGEREGLEETLRNLQARYEEEVLSREDAEGRLMEARKGADEAALARAELEKRIDSLMDEIAFLKKVHEEEIAELQAQIQYAQISVEMDVSSKPDLSAALKDIRAQYEKLAAKNMQNAEEWFKSRFTVLTESAAKNTDAVRAAKDEVSESRRLLKAKTLEIEACRGMNEALEKQLQELEDKQNADISAMQDTINKLENELRTTKSEMARYLKEYQDLLNVKMALDIEIAAYRKLLEGEETRLSFTSVGSITSGYSQSSQVFGRSAYGGLQTSSYLMSARSFPSYYTSHVQEEQIEVEETIEAAKAEEAKDEPPSEGEAEEEEKEKEEAAEEEGAEEEEAAKEESEEAKEEEEGGEGEEGEETKEAEEEEKKDEGAGEEQATKKKD, from the exons ATGAGTTCCTTCAGCTACGAGCCGTACTACTCGACCTCCTACAAGCGGCGCTACGTGGAGACGCCCCGGGTGCACATCTCCAGCGTGCGCAGCGGCTACAGCACCGCGCGCTCCGCTTACTCCAGCTACTCCGCGCCGGTCTCGTCCTCGCTGTCCGTGCGCCGCAGCTACTCCTCCAGCTCCGGCTCCTTGATGCCCAGTCTCGAGAACCTCGACCTGAGCCAGGTGGCCGCCATCAGCAACGACCTCAAGTCGATCCGCACCCAGGAGAAGGCGCAGCTGCAGGACCTCAACGACCGCTTCGCCAGCTTCATCGAGCGCGTGCACGAGCTGGAGCAGCAGAACAAGGTGCTGGAAGCCGAGCTGCTGGTGCTGCGCCAGAAGCACTCCGAGCCCTCCCGCTTCCGGGCGCTGTACGAGCAGGAGATCCGCGACCTGCGCCTGGCGGCGGAAGACGCCACCAACGAGAAGCAGGCGCTGCAGGGCGAGCGCGAAGGGCTGGAGGAGACTTTGCGCAACCTGCAGGCGCGCTATGAAGAGGAGGTGCTGAGCCGCGAGGACGCCGAGGGCCGGCTGATGGAGGCGCGCAAAGGGGCCGACGAGGCCGCCCTCGCCCGCGCCGAGCTCGAGAAGCGCATCGACAGCCTGATGGACGAAATCGCCTTTCTGAAGAAAGTGCACGAAGAGGAGATCGCCGAGCTGCAGGCGCAGATCCAGTACGCGCAGATCTCCGTGGAGATGGACGTGTCCTCCAAGCCCGACCTCTCCGCCGCGCTCAAGGACATCCGCGCCCAGTACGAGAAGCTGGCTGCCAAGAACATGCAGAACGCCGAAGAGTGGTTCAAGAGCCGCTTCACCGTGCTGACCGAGAGCGCCGCCAAGAACACCGACGCCGTGCGCGCCGCCAAGGACGAGGTGTCCGAGAGCCGCCGCCTGCTCAAGGCCAAGACCCTGGAGATCGAAGCCTGCCGGGGCATGAACGAGGCGCTGGAGAAGCAGCTGCAGGAGCTGGAGGACAAGCAGAACGCCGACATTAGTGCTATGCAG GACACAatcaacaaattagaaaatgaattGAGAACCACAAAGAGTGAAATGGCACGGTACCTTAAAGAATACCAAGACTTGCTCAATGTGAAGATGGCTTTAGACATTGAGATTGCAGCTTACAG GAAACTCTTGGAAGGTGAGGAGACCCGACTCAGTTTCACCAGCGTGGGAAGCATAACCAGCGGCTACTCCCAGAGCTCTCAGGTCTTCGGCCGATCTGCCTATGGTGGGTTACAGACCAGCTCCTACTTGATGTCTGCTCGCTCCTTCCCATCTTATTACACCAGCCACGTCCAGGAGGAACAGATCGAGGTGGAGGAGACCATCGAGGCTGCAAAGGCCGAGGAAGCCAAGGACGAACCCCCCTCTGAAGGAGAagctgaggaggaggaaaaggagaaggaagaagctgCTGAAGAAGAAGGAGCTGAAGAGGAAGAAG CTGCCAAGGAAGAATCCGAGGAggcaaaggaggaagaggaaggaggtgaaggcgaagaaggagaagaaaccaaagaagctgaagaggaggagaaaaaagatgaaGGTGCTGGGGAGGAGCAAGCAACTAAAAAGAAAGATTGA